Genomic segment of Polycladomyces abyssicola:
ACGCGCACGTTGCGCAACTTCATCGGAGGACAGTGGGTGGAGGCTCAAGTGGAACGCCTTGAAACGGTTCCCAATCCGGCGACGGGGGAAACGCTCGTACAGGTCCCCCTGTCCGGGAGGAGCGATTTGGACCGGGCAGTGGAAGCAGCCAAGGAAGCATTTCGCACGTGGCGGAAGACGCCGGTGCCGGTGCGTGCCCGCATCCTGTTCAAGTATCATCAGCTGTTGATCGAGCACAAGGAAGAATTGGCCCGCCTCATCACAGAAGAAAACGGCAAAAGCTACAATGAGGCGCTGGGAGAAGTGCAACGGGGCATTGAATGCGTCGAGTTTGCGGCTGGCGCCCCAACGCTGATGATGGGCAGTACGCTTTCCGAAATCGCCACCGATATCGAATCGGCGATGTATCGGTATCCGCTCGGCGTGGTCGGTGGGATCACCCCGTTCAACTTCCCGATGATGGTGCCATGCTGGATGTTCCCGCTGGCCATTGCCTGCGGCAACACGTTTGTGCTCAAGCCGTCCGAAAAAACGCCATTGTCGGCCAACCGCCTCGCCGAGCTGTTTGCCGAAGCCGGATTGCCCGACGGTGTTCTGAACGTTGTTCACGGTGCTCACGAAGTGGTGAACGGATTGTTGGAACATCCGGACATCAGAGCGATCTCCTTCGTCGGTTCCCAACCCGTTGCCGAGTACGTGTACCGGACGGCGGCGGCCAACGGGAAGCGGGTGCAGGCCTTGGCAGGAGCCAAAAACCACTCAATTGTCATGCCGGATGCGGATTTGGAAAAGGCTGTGCCGGCCATCATCAACGCCGCATTCGGATCCGCCGGGGAGCGGTGCATGGCTTGCAGTGTCGTCGTGGCGGTAGGGGACATCGCTGATCAACTGGTGGATCAACTGGTGCAGGCGGCGAATGAAATCCGCATCGGTAACGGTCTGGAACCTGACGTGTTCCTCGGTCCGGTCATTCGCGATGCGCACAAGGAGCGGACGGTCCAGTACATCGTCACG
This window contains:
- a CDS encoding CoA-acylating methylmalonate-semialdehyde dehydrogenase, which encodes MMPQTQTRTLRNFIGGQWVEAQVERLETVPNPATGETLVQVPLSGRSDLDRAVEAAKEAFRTWRKTPVPVRARILFKYHQLLIEHKEELARLITEENGKSYNEALGEVQRGIECVEFAAGAPTLMMGSTLSEIATDIESAMYRYPLGVVGGITPFNFPMMVPCWMFPLAIACGNTFVLKPSEKTPLSANRLAELFAEAGLPDGVLNVVHGAHEVVNGLLEHPDIRAISFVGSQPVAEYVYRTAAANGKRVQALAGAKNHSIVMPDADLEKAVPAIINAAFGSAGERCMACSVVVAVGDIADQLVDQLVQAANEIRIGNGLEPDVFLGPVIRDAHKERTVQYIVTGEKEGAKLVRDGRNDAVDESGYFIGPTIFDEVKPGMKIWQDEIFAPVLSVVRVNTLDEAIEVANQSSFANGACIFTDSAKAIRQFREEIDAGMLGVNVGVPAPMAFFPFSGWKNSFYGDLHANGRDGVEFYTRKKMITQRHQ